A stretch of DNA from Globicephala melas chromosome 4, mGloMel1.2, whole genome shotgun sequence:
aTTTCCTTTATTGTAAGGATGACAGTGTATCCATTATgcaatttaagaaatgttttcccAGTTTAGTCTACTGCATTGTTTTACTCTCAGTGAAGAAACCAGTGttcaattttctccatttttcagtttaatgcaaaagaaaatatttcaggaaGGCAAAACCAACAGTACTAGGACAAGGCTTTTAAATAATACAGGGTAGGGCTatatattactaaaaataaatacacttgGAAAGAACACTGACTTTCACTAAGaaactttacatattttaacaaatatactACCTGGTTAATTTTAGGGAagccacttaacttctctaatcttctatttatttttttaatactcagaGTTCTATTTCCATTTACCTTTGAAAACCAACTTACCGAAGATTCACTATCACGAATGAGGAAATCACCTTCATGCCCTCTTTCATTTAATGCCATTTCTGCTTGGTGCCTGGTGACTTTCCCATAATACCATGGATTGCCAGCAAACTTTCCAGTGAGTGAAGGCCTAATGTAATCACACTGTGGAGGCGATGGTTCCAAACCTGAGGTTAATGGATTATTCTGCATAATGGTAACATAGTTTTTCGGCACCAGACCAACCATTCCATTGATCTTCCTGCATTTCCACCACTCAGGGTCATTTTCAGGTTTTTCAATAACATCCATTACATCGCCTTTCTCAAAATTAAGTTCTTCATCATTGGACGAGCTGAATGGGTAAAGAGCCTGTACCACATGTAACACTTGCCCAGTATTTAGGTTACTGACGACTGCTGCTAATTTCTCTGACAAAGAACCCACATGGTCACCCAAAGGACTGTCGCCTTCCTCAGTCACATAGTTTGAAGGGAACCATCCAACATGTCCATTGTAGCTACCCCGCCACCACCCATCACTGCATTTCTCCATGACGATCACCTTTGTCCCTTTTATCAATGACAAttcatcctctctctctgccatgtagTTAAATTTTACATAAGCAGGCATGTTGAGGTCATACAGACGTTCCCCTGGGTCAACAAAGCTATCATCAGCAGGAGATGCAGAATCTGGCACActaggttttcttttcacttttccaatgcctgtttaaataaaaaagggtaatgagaatataaaataatgataatcaaAAACACCAATTTATTCATTATTAAGAAAGTATCTTCAATTCTGTAATTCCTTCAAGCCTTTTAACTAAGATAACAaattccgtccttccttcctttttccctccctctcactctttctctttctttctttacatccTCACGACTTATAAAGGCTCCAGCAAACCCATATTCTTCTTGTCTTACTTTATTAACTGAGATTCTATTAACTTgctgtatagaaataaaatagtaacTTAAATCACAATTTTACATGCAATATAAAATTGTAGTTAAGTCTAGGTAATCCTCCCATTTGCTTTCTTAGTTCCCAAGACCCAGGTTGCTCTATTTATTTTAcctcatgtttattttaaaataatatatccaCAGCAGCAGAGACTTTTGCTGACTTTGTTCATGGATATAATCCCAAGGATCTCATACAGTGCTTAGTACACAGGAGatgcttaatatatatttgttaaaagaatgaaaaaaataaccaaatggtaCTATCATCACAAATGTATGCTACAGCAACTTTAGTCAGGCATTTTCACCGCTGCTCACTTGAAAACTAACGCATTCCTAGGTAAAATTTCTCAAATACTTTCTCACTATCTCAAAATTCTTTCTCATTACCcttactctttttcttctcccaagttccCAACCTCTGATCCTTCTGGGTTCTTAATACCTACCATCTTTCCTGCCTCTTTTTGGGACTCTTGACCATCCTTGTTCCCCTCCCACTCACTCCCTTCTATTGTCTAAAAACACATTTAGATCgcttttattccaaaataaagttACTTCAACTCTGCTATTGTTCTTTAACTACATCATTCTTTATAAAACtgtcttccctttttccttcaaCTTTTTCACCACTCACTCACTCCTAACGCCTTATAATCTGGTTCTCTATCTCCACCAAAACTACTCAATTTGTCATCTCTTCACTGCCAAATTAGTCCCTTTTAGAGCCCTCGGTCTTTTCAAACTCTCTATACAGCAACCAAGATCACAGATAACTCTGTAcaacattttctccttctttaatTTCCCCGAGAGTCTCCTGTTTTCCCTACTGACCTGTTTAAATATTCTTGTGTTCTTCTGTCTGGGTTCCTCTAAACCTTGTTACAAAATTGGATTGTACTTGCTTACTTGTCCATCTAATAAGAGTGAGTTTCCTGGGGGCAGTAAGCTGGATCTTATTACCTTGTATCTCCAGCACTTAGCAGTAACTATACTAGTAGCAGGAACAAAGTGAATGTTTGCTGAAAGAACAAGTGAATGATTCCTTTGTTGAAAGTGTTTCCCAAGATGCCATGCTTGGACTTAGCCTCTGCTTCAAGGAAATCATACACTTTCACTTTCTATAACTTCTGTATAGAAGGTTCCAAGGTCTCTTTGTAGCTCTAAGCTGGAATTCAAGCATTACAATTCCAAATGTCACTAGACATCTACAGAATGAATGTACCATCAGCACCTCAAATACAACCTCCATGTCCAAATAAAAATAACCTCTCCAAGATCAATAAATCAActaactccctccctcccaatttccttccttctggttAATGATGTATCATCATCATGAAAAATTCATACATCAGGGATTTCTGGCACAGCAGGGAACTCTAGGGTTCCATCCCTCCAAAAGAGTAATCAATGAGCTGGCGAATACCGTCAAAATCAACTTTTGCGGAACTCCAGAATCTAGtaaaaaacttataaaaactAGCTACGCTTAGGGAATAAAGAAGCTGCTGCTTTGTAGTAAGAGAGCACTGTAGCATTTTAAGCTGCCTGCCTAATATCTCTTAAATCCCAAATCAGTGGTGGCTGTGAGGATAGCAAACTGAACTCCTAATGCCAGACAGAACAATACAGATCTTATTCACAAAGAATTGTAATTGTGCGTTTCAACCTATCTGGAAGCTACCTGAAGGACCGGCACAATGACTTGCCTTGGTTTCACCTGACTTGGAGCATTCCCAGGGCTAGGATGTTTTCTGCTGAAATCATTTAATTGATGCAGCAGACTGGTAGAAGAAACAACAACTAGGATAAGAAACAGATAAAAAATCCTAGGAAGGAAAAGTTTGAGTAAGGACACAAATGGGGTAATAAGGGCTTTGAAAAGCCCCTGTGTATACCAGAAAATCAAGAAAGCCGCACACATAGCCAGAACCGGCACTTGTTCAGCAAAGGCCTGAGAAGACCCTGAGCTTTCACCTATTGCTGACCTTCAAGCTCTGAAGAAGCAGTAAGTAAAGGCTAAGGAAGAGTTGCAAATGGCCTGGCTAAGTGttgaaagaggtttttttttttccttttcttttggtttcacGTGTTTAAGAAAACTCAAAACACTGGCTAACAACTAAGCAAAAGAACACAGATGTGTGTGATCACACAATGACACAGACTTTATAAAAAGAGTttagaaaagtcactaaacaagcaaacaaaacaaccaCAATAAGAAGCAACAACAAACCCTAAGGACAAGGTAGAATCTGATGCTGAAAGAAAAACGTATCAATCAAGAATTccatgtccatatatacactatcaaacgtaaaatagacagctagtgggaagcagccacatagcagagggagatcagttcggtgctttgtgaccacctagaggggtgggatagggagggtgggagggatggagacgcaagagggacgagatatggggacatatgtatatgtataactgattcactttgttataaagcagaaaccaacacaccattgtaaagcaattatactctaataaagttaaaaaaaaaaaaaagaattccatgtCCAGCAAAAGTGTCCTTTAAAACTGAAGAAGTTAAGATACTCCCAAGGTAAACAAAAACTGAAGGAGTTTGTCACACTACACCTGTGCTACAAAAAACGCTAAAGAGAGTCCTCCAGGCTGAGATGAAAGGTCACTAAAGTCATATGAAGAACAGTGGTAAAGGTGGCTACACTGTAAATATAAAAACCAGTTACATTTTTAGCTTGTAAGTCCTCTTTTATTCTTATATGATTTAAGatgcaaatatataaaatggTAATTTCAAATCTAGGTTAATgggcacacaatgtataaagacaaaactataaaagAGCAGACTTTTGTATACTATTGAAGCTAAATTTGCATTACTTCAAACTTGATTGTTAAAGTTAAGATGCTAATTGTAATCCACAGGGTAATCactaagaaaaaaactaaacacactgaaaaagaaatgagaacaaaacaaatgtgcatcataaaaaaatcaattatatgcaaacaaagcaactgagaaaggattaatccccaaaatatacaagcagctcatgcagctcaatatcaaaaaaacaacccaatccaaaaatgggcagaagacctaaatggacatttctccgaagacgacatacagatggccaacaaacacacaaaaagatgctcaacatcactaatcactagagaaatgcaaatcaaaaccacaatgaggtatcacctcacaccggtcagaacggccatcatcaaaaaaatctgcaaacaataaatgctgaagagggtgtggagaaaagggaatcctcctgcactgttggtaggagtgtaaattgatacagccactatggaaaacagtatggaggttccttaaaaaactaaaaatagaactaccatatgacccagccagaccactactgggcatataccctgagaaaaccataactcaaaaagatacatgcaccacaatgttcattgcagcactatttaccatagctaggacatggaagcaacctaaatgtccatcaacagatgaatggataaagatgatatcactcatatatacaaatggaatattactcagccataaaaaggaacgaaattgagttatttgtaatgaggtggatggactctgtctgtcatacagagtgaagtaagtcagaaagagaaaaacaaataccgtatgctaatgcacttacatggaatctaaaaaaagtggtactgatgaacctagtggcaggcagggcaggaataaagatgcagatgtagagaatggacttgaggacacagcaggggaaGTGGAAACTGGGATAAAGTTAgaaagtagcactgacatatatacacgaccaaatgtaaaatggatggctagtgggaagctgctgcatagcagagggagatcagcttgatgctttgtgatgacctaaggggt
This window harbors:
- the NCK1 gene encoding SH2/SH3 adapter protein NCK1, giving the protein MAEEVVVVAKFDYVAQQEQELDIKKNERLWLLDDSKSWWRVRNSMNKTGFVPSNYVERKNSARKASIVKNLKDTLGIGKVKRKPSVPDSASPADDSFVDPGERLYDLNMPAYVKFNYMAEREDELSLIKGTKVIVMEKCSDGWWRGSYNGHVGWFPSNYVTEEGDSPLGDHVGSLSEKLAAVVSNLNTGQVLHVVQALYPFSSSNDEELNFEKGDVMDVIEKPENDPEWWKCRKINGMVGLVPKNYVTIMQNNPLTSGLEPSPPQCDYIRPSLTGKFAGNPWYYGKVTRHQAEMALNERGHEGDFLIRDSESSPNDFSVSLKAQGKNKHFKVQLKETVYCIGQRKFSTMEELVEHYKKAPIFTSEQGEKLYLIKHLS